In Desulfobacterales bacterium, a single genomic region encodes these proteins:
- the corA gene encoding magnesium/cobalt transporter CorA → MTRIINKISKKRGLAPGALVHVGEKKTEHAQISLIRYGEGQIEEKVLERIDDYLPVQSESGTKWINVNGIDDARIIDRIGQLFHIHPLTLEDVMNSGQRPKTEDFDDYLYVVFKMLYFDETENEVIAEQVSLVFGKDYILSFQEVEKDVFSSVRDRIRKGKGRIRNAGTDYLAYCLIDAVVDQYFTILEVIGEKIECLEEEIIFAPAAGTIENIHELKREMILMRKQIWPMREMVNNLARADTDLVDDTTHVYLRDVYDHTIQIIDTIESYRDILSGMLDIYLSTLSNKMNEVMKVLTIIATIFIPITFVAGVYGMNFKYMPELEWRWGYLSVWLVMSAIILVMLLFFKKKTWL, encoded by the coding sequence ATGACGAGAATTATTAATAAAATATCGAAAAAAAGAGGGCTTGCACCGGGAGCACTTGTCCATGTCGGCGAAAAAAAAACCGAACATGCCCAGATATCTCTGATTCGTTATGGCGAAGGCCAGATTGAAGAAAAAGTTCTCGAAAGGATTGATGATTATCTGCCGGTCCAATCCGAATCTGGCACAAAATGGATCAATGTAAACGGGATTGATGATGCCCGGATCATCGACCGCATCGGTCAGTTGTTTCATATCCATCCGCTGACCCTCGAGGATGTGATGAACAGCGGACAAAGGCCCAAGACAGAGGATTTTGATGACTATCTGTATGTCGTGTTCAAGATGCTGTATTTTGACGAAACAGAAAACGAGGTGATTGCAGAACAGGTGAGCCTGGTTTTTGGAAAGGATTATATCCTGTCCTTTCAGGAGGTTGAAAAGGATGTATTTTCCAGTGTCCGGGACCGGATTCGAAAAGGAAAGGGCCGGATTCGGAATGCCGGAACGGATTATCTGGCGTATTGTCTGATAGACGCCGTTGTGGATCAGTATTTTACCATTCTGGAGGTGATCGGCGAAAAAATTGAATGCCTGGAAGAAGAGATTATTTTTGCTCCCGCTGCCGGTACAATAGAAAACATTCATGAATTAAAACGGGAGATGATATTGATGAGAAAACAGATCTGGCCCATGAGAGAGATGGTCAATAACCTTGCCAGAGCGGATACGGATCTGGTGGATGACACCACCCATGTTTATCTTCGCGATGTTTATGACCATACGATCCAGATTATCGATACCATCGAGTCCTATCGGGATATTCTTTCCGGAATGCTCGATATCTATCTTTCTACCTTGAGTAACAAAATGAATGAGGTCATGAAGGTTCTGACCATCATCGCCACCATATTCATCCCCATCACGTTTGTGGCCGGAGTCTACGGAATGAATTTTAAATACATGCCCGAGCTTGAATGGCGGTGGGGATATCTCTCGGTATGGCTGGTAATGTCGGCCATTATCCTGGTGATGCTTCTGTTTTTCAAAAAAAAAACCTGGCTCTAA